The following nucleotide sequence is from Chrysemys picta bellii isolate R12L10 unplaced genomic scaffold, ASM1138683v2 scaf1731, whole genome shotgun sequence.
CTTTGCCCTAAAAGTAGATGTATCTAGTGTCCTTGCTAAGAagaattagggcccaatcctgttctctatgaagttgatggcaaaattcccatttacctCAAAGGCACAGGATTAACCCCTTACTGAGCATCACCTGaaaagcaaaggaagagagaagtggagaggaagagaagatagAGAAAGAGGGTGAAAGGAGATGATGATAAAGAAACTAAGGGGAGAGAATGGGTGGAGGAGTGGAGAACAggggatttttaaatgttcagtaatGAAATCTGctcccttcacctcctcccccaggagcctCCTGGCAGATGGGCAGCTtcagcctttgtgtgtgtgtttattttaaattatatccaTGAGTCATAAAGGGCCTGAACTtacaaatgctcagcacctcctgcAAAGTACGGAGCACTCTCAACTTCATTGAGTGCCACGGGAGCCAAAGAACGCAGCACCTAGTGCAATCCAGGGCAGGGAGCACAGTTCAGGGCCTGTTTGCAAACTTGGCCAGTCACTTCAATCTGTACCAAGACCCCTCAATATCCATTTTGGGCACCTCCAGTAAGTGCTGCTCTTACCACCACAAAACGCTTGTCTCAGCCTGCTGTCCTTGACTAACCCCAACATGGAGAACATGCGCTTCAGGGTCATTCCCACATAAGGGATACACTCAagtgctgcagaaaaaggccagaagagaaggaagaaagataaTCAGCTGCTCTCCGCCTTCTTACAACACACTTAGAAACACCGTGGGGCAGGATGCTATGGGCTCCTAGGCCATTTTGTGCTGCGTAAGCAGAGCAGAATGGCTTTAAAGCAGCCATTGAAAGCCAGTGGGGGATTCACCCTGAAGAGGGGAATCCTCCACCAGTGTACAGCTGTGCCCAAAGGCCAACTCACTCCCAGAGTAAGGGGAGAGAGCACTgggacaggatgggaagtggggtggagaagagctccACTAGACCTGACCTTCCCCCATCCGATCCTTCAGGAACTTCAGTCAGGGACATAAGTTAGAGCTTGCACCTCCGTCTGGATAGCTCATGATCTGGAAGCCAAGAACTAGCAACAGCAGTTAATCTTgtgtctctccccacacacaccctcatgCACACACTCAAACAGAGCTCTGTTTAGCTGTAACATTTTTAGGTAGAGAGAGTAATCCCCTGTCCTTAAATGAAAGAcaataactttgaaacaaaagaTGGAAATTACCATACCATAGGCTGATGACAGGTTGCCCAGTGTAATGAAAACAAACTCTTCAGGCAGCCCCAGTAGTTTCAGACGACACTGCAGCTCGTACATCACCTCATAGAAATAGCAGCGTGCCAGGGTCACTAAGGTGTTGCTAGCTGCCACTTTTAGTTCATTTGTTGCttcctaacaacaacaacaaaaaaagagagagagagagagagagagagagagagagactgaggtgagTGAAGCCGGTTGCACTAGCCAGAGTTGTTTATATGAGTCAAGTCCTTATTTCTGTGCATAAGTTGTGAATGAAGCCTCCCAACTTTCTGTGGCTAGAGTCATTAGTCATAAATATTCATCAAGTCATTTGGCTAAACAATTTTCAGCCTTTGAGTTCCTTGCAAGCTGCTTAGTTAGACTATTTACTATTAGCTACTTGTGGTGGATGTCATATGATATTTTTCCCTGCTCTTCCCTGAGGAGGTAGTGAGACACAGACTGGGCAGCTTCAAGATATTCAGAGAGCTTTCCTGGAATAAACTGTCCCCCAAAAGGAGGCTGACTTCCTTTGGAACAAGAGAGGGATTTTTCCATGGGTTTTCCTGCTGGCAAACTATATTCTAAATCCAATGCTGCTTCTTTTGGAGACAGCTCAgattctgtctgtcttggggcttTATACTGCCACTTATCGCTATAGTATCAGAGCGCCTTCCACATAACATCAGGATCAATAATGAAATCCCTAGTAGACTTTGGGAAAGACTTGCTCGTTCAGAAACCATAggcctgtctctgtgtctgataTCATGTGTCTCAGGTCCTGATCccgcaaaacacttaagcacatgtgtaactttcgcatgtgagttctcccatcctatgcatgtgcacaagtgctGTCTAGGACCTGGGCTTTGGTCTGGAGGAAGGTGTAGGCCTCTAATAggagaatatatttttgtttcagtatatAGTTTACCCCCTCAAAAAGAGTTTTAATTAGTTAAAGCTTTGGATCCTTTGATTAGTATCTCGGGAGAACTAACTTACCTGAGTCTCTCTCATGTGGTTTGAGGCCAGGGTTATTATTTTGTTCAGTAGCCTTCTCTCTAGGCCCCCGGTGTCCTGCTGTAATATTTTCTCCAGGACACAGTAAATGTCAACTCTGTCTCGCTGCGGACAAAACATAAAAGAGAACAAACAATTGGCAAAAGTTTTTCTTGATTACCACACAGTCATTTGGCAAATaagcccctgccctaaagagcttacaatccaaacatGAAATGACTAGCCCAAGTCTTATCATAACAGAGCAGGTCTGTGGCCAGGAAGAgaatccatgtctcctgagtcATTATCCAGAATCCTATCCACGAGGCCACACCGACTCCTCAGCCTGCATTGGCTTAAGTGGTGTAAAACATGCCATGCCCTCCAATCACCGCATTTAGCAGCACTTCAGAAGCAGCCGAGCAATTACATATTTTAATCTTCCTGGAGAGAATAGAGCCAGAATAAGCCTCCTTCACGCCCCCTTATctagtttcatttatttaaaacaaacaatacaaatgaGCACCTTGTCCTTGCTCTATCCACTCCAGACAGAATTTGTAAATTTGTAATTACAAAATACCCAACTCCCGCAATAAGTCCTCAACAGCTCCTAGGGGAAATTAACTCAGCAGTTAGATCTACATCTATGTGACCTGCATGCCAAGgtcataaagcactttggaatgttCAAAGCCAATCAGATCTCTTGACTGGCTAAACATTCCAGTGGTTCTGCTTGAAAAGGAATGCTTCTGCACACT
It contains:
- the LOC135980062 gene encoding maestro heat-like repeat-containing protein family member 2A, with translation MRETQEATNELKVAASNTLVTLARCYFYEVMYELQCRLKLLGLPEEFVFITLGNLSSAYALECIPYVGMTLKRMFSMLGLVKDSRLRQAFCGVLEKWSRAINLYLTSWDKSTFPSMGALRFFDTILPFYCHVTSNWLQCEDLE